A single window of Candidatus Flexicrinis affinis DNA harbors:
- a CDS encoding 8-oxoguanine deaminase — protein sequence MTTTLLSPIHTLVTMDATRTEIRNAALLIRDNAVEAIGAPDDFRDTTVDRTIRLDRHIVTPGLINTHHHMFQNLTRVVAQENELFGWLTTLYKIWHGLTPDMIRVSTQMAIAELMLSGCTTSSDHLYLYLNGARIDDEIEAARDMGFRFHPTRGSMSVGESLGGLPPDSLCEPEPHILRDTQRAIETFHDPDRFAMTRVGIAPTAPFNVSQDLMREAATMARALGVRLHTHLAENVSDIDYSLEHFGMRPGEYAESVGWVGDDVWHAHCVQLDSNEIDLFARTGTGVAHCPCSNARLASGIAPIAQMLTKGVPVGLGVDGSASNDSGHLLDEARQALLMQRAVSANPAAMSARTALELATLGGALVLGRDDIGALAPAMAADLAAFRIDTVPMAGTSIDPVAALILSGPHRADMVMINGRVVVADGQVVPVDLPVLLERHAKASAELFKNA from the coding sequence ATGACAACCACCCTCCTCTCTCCGATCCACACGCTTGTGACGATGGATGCGACGCGCACTGAAATCCGAAATGCCGCACTGTTGATTCGCGACAATGCCGTCGAAGCGATCGGCGCACCGGATGACTTCCGAGACACGACTGTCGACCGCACGATCAGACTCGACCGGCACATCGTCACGCCGGGGCTGATCAACACTCACCATCACATGTTCCAAAACCTGACCCGCGTGGTGGCGCAGGAGAACGAGTTGTTCGGATGGCTGACCACGCTGTACAAGATCTGGCATGGTCTGACGCCCGACATGATTCGTGTGTCGACGCAGATGGCGATCGCCGAATTGATGCTTTCGGGATGTACGACCAGCAGTGATCACCTCTACCTGTACTTGAACGGTGCACGCATCGACGATGAGATCGAGGCCGCGCGCGATATGGGATTCCGCTTTCATCCCACGCGCGGATCGATGAGCGTCGGCGAGTCGTTGGGTGGGCTTCCGCCCGACTCGCTGTGCGAGCCTGAGCCGCACATCCTGCGCGACACGCAGCGCGCTATCGAGACGTTTCACGATCCCGACCGCTTCGCCATGACTAGGGTGGGGATCGCACCGACCGCGCCGTTCAATGTCTCGCAAGACCTGATGCGCGAGGCAGCGACGATGGCGCGCGCGTTGGGCGTCCGCTTGCACACGCACCTCGCAGAGAACGTCAGCGACATCGACTACAGCCTCGAACACTTCGGTATGCGTCCGGGCGAATACGCCGAAAGCGTGGGCTGGGTCGGCGATGACGTTTGGCATGCGCACTGTGTTCAGCTTGACTCGAACGAAATCGACTTATTCGCGCGGACCGGAACCGGTGTCGCGCACTGTCCGTGTTCGAACGCTCGCCTCGCGTCAGGAATTGCTCCCATCGCACAGATGTTGACCAAGGGCGTCCCAGTCGGCCTCGGTGTCGACGGATCGGCATCGAACGACAGCGGTCACTTGTTGGATGAGGCTCGGCAAGCCCTGCTGATGCAGCGTGCTGTGTCGGCCAACCCTGCCGCAATGAGTGCGCGCACGGCGCTCGAACTCGCCACACTGGGTGGCGCATTGGTGTTAGGCCGCGATGACATCGGCGCGCTTGCCCCCGCCATGGCAGCAGACCTCGCCGCGTTCCGCATCGACACGGTGCCAATGGCAGGCACGTCCATCGACCCTGTCGCTGCGCTCATCTTGTCTGGCCCGCACCGCGCCGACATGGTGATGATCAATGGGCGGGTCGTCGTCGCGGACGGTCAAGTCGTCCCCGTGGATCTGCCTGTGCTGCTGGAACGCCACGCGAAAGCGTCAGCCGAGTTGTTCAAGAACGCTTGA
- a CDS encoding bifunctional 5,10-methylenetetrahydrofolate dehydrogenase/5,10-methenyltetrahydrofolate cyclohydrolase, translating to MTAKIIDGNPIAERIREQIAHDAQSFQTQHGYPPGLGVVLVGDDPASQMYVRMKRRACERVGVASYAHVLPADASQEDVESAVSQLNDDPKVHGILVQLPLPKHIDEERVLQIIRVEKDADGAHPLNIGRLAMKGRTPMFLPATPAGIMVILHDLGVELSGANAVVIGRSNIVGMPIALLLMEANATVTMCHSRTKNLQDYLARADVVVAAVGRPNYVSGAWLKPGCTVIDVGTNKVEDPSTDKGYRYVGDVDLESARDVVGAITQVPGGVGPLTITMLIQQTVKAAFNQTGGGAQT from the coding sequence ATGACGGCAAAGATCATCGACGGAAACCCGATCGCTGAGCGCATCCGCGAGCAGATCGCCCACGACGCACAGTCGTTTCAGACTCAGCACGGCTACCCGCCCGGCCTCGGCGTCGTTCTCGTGGGGGACGATCCGGCCTCGCAGATGTACGTGCGGATGAAGCGGCGGGCGTGCGAACGCGTCGGTGTCGCCAGCTACGCGCACGTGCTTCCGGCTGACGCGTCGCAGGAAGATGTCGAATCGGCCGTAAGCCAGCTCAACGACGACCCGAAAGTGCACGGAATCCTCGTTCAACTTCCGCTCCCCAAGCACATTGACGAGGAGCGCGTACTCCAGATCATCCGCGTCGAAAAGGATGCCGATGGCGCCCACCCGCTCAACATCGGCAGGCTGGCGATGAAGGGCCGCACGCCGATGTTCCTCCCTGCTACGCCGGCCGGCATTATGGTCATCCTGCACGACCTCGGTGTCGAACTGAGCGGCGCGAATGCCGTGGTCATCGGGCGCAGCAACATCGTTGGCATGCCGATTGCGCTGCTGCTGATGGAAGCCAACGCCACGGTCACGATGTGCCACAGTCGCACCAAGAACCTGCAAGACTACTTGGCGCGGGCAGATGTCGTCGTTGCCGCTGTGGGCCGCCCGAATTATGTCAGCGGCGCGTGGCTCAAGCCCGGCTGTACGGTGATCGATGTCGGGACCAATAAAGTCGAAGATCCATCGACGGACAAGGGTTACCGCTATGTCGGCGACGTCGATCTCGAGTCGGCGCGTGACGTCGTCGGCGCCATCACACAGGTGCCCGGCGGCGTCGGCCCGCTGACGATCACGATGCTGATTCAGCAGACTGTGAAGGCGGCATTCAACCAAACCGGCGGAGGCGCGCAGACATGA
- the mutS gene encoding DNA mismatch repair protein MutS gives MAKVTPIRQQYLDIKAQHPDAILMFRLGDFYEMFDSDAEIAARELDLTLTGRNFSSEGPRVPMAGVPYHAAEGYVAKLVERGYHVAICDQISEPDGKGPVDRAVTRVVTPGTVIEPGMLADNRPNYLMAIVPIGRPAEREWKSAGVAYVDVSTGEFATTQINGEDAAVQVLEELTRLSPSEVIMPQTWAELGVSLPPGSSLTPQQDWVFEFASAQQTLLNHFGARSLDSYGLTDLPNAVCAAGAIIHYVRQTHRGSLAHLTSLRPYSTQGFMVLDAFTRRNLELVETARSRTTKGSLLSVLDRTVTPMGARLLHGWVNQPLLDLQRLNARLDAVEALTQDETVRAYLRDQLRTVSDIERLTNRLLIGRAGPRDLLGLAVSLKAVPALREAISGASAFEALVNTLDPVTEVVELIERAIPEDAPARPDAIGTIKPGFSEELDAILASSRDARDWISNLEPYERERTGISSLKVGFNKVFGYYIEVTHANTAKVPDDYIRKQTMVNAERYITPDLKEYEALVLNAEEQILSVERQVFQALCEEIGGHSRALLKTARAIAHLDVLVALADVAVREGYCRPQLTDDDRLIIHDGRHPVVERTLPGGTRYVPNDTHFDSMSRVHIITGPNMAGKSTYIRQVALIVLLAQIGSFVPADEAIIGLVDRIFARIGAQDEIHAGQSTFMVEMVETARLLTGSTRRSLLILDEVGRGTSTYDGMAIARAVVEYIHNHPRLNCRTLFATHYHELTELPNILPRTRNYNVAAVEDHGELVFLHKLMEGGADRSYGVHVAQIAGLPKPVIDRAEQLLRELEERGSDFKVRKAAPAKQFSFFETHENPAIDAIRTLNIDELSPIEALTKLYELRRLAGD, from the coding sequence ATGGCCAAAGTCACTCCAATTCGCCAGCAGTATCTCGATATCAAGGCGCAGCATCCTGACGCGATCCTGATGTTCCGCCTTGGCGACTTCTACGAGATGTTCGACAGCGACGCGGAAATCGCTGCGCGCGAGCTGGACCTAACGCTAACCGGCCGCAACTTCAGCAGCGAGGGCCCGCGCGTTCCGATGGCCGGCGTACCGTATCACGCGGCCGAGGGCTACGTCGCCAAACTCGTCGAGCGCGGCTATCACGTCGCAATCTGCGATCAGATCAGCGAACCCGACGGCAAGGGGCCGGTCGACCGCGCGGTTACGCGGGTCGTCACGCCGGGAACCGTTATAGAACCGGGCATGCTGGCCGACAACCGCCCCAACTACCTGATGGCAATTGTCCCCATCGGCCGGCCGGCCGAGCGCGAGTGGAAGAGCGCAGGGGTTGCTTATGTCGACGTCTCGACTGGCGAATTTGCCACGACTCAGATCAACGGCGAAGATGCTGCGGTTCAGGTTCTCGAAGAGCTGACCCGCCTTTCCCCGTCCGAGGTTATCATGCCTCAGACGTGGGCCGAACTTGGAGTCTCGCTGCCACCGGGCAGCAGCCTTACGCCCCAGCAGGACTGGGTTTTCGAGTTCGCGTCGGCACAACAAACGCTGCTCAACCACTTCGGCGCTCGCTCGCTCGACAGCTATGGCCTAACCGACTTGCCAAACGCCGTGTGCGCGGCGGGCGCGATCATCCACTACGTGCGCCAGACTCACCGTGGCAGCCTTGCCCACCTCACGAGCCTGCGCCCCTACTCCACACAAGGGTTCATGGTGCTCGACGCCTTTACGCGGCGAAACCTCGAACTGGTCGAGACCGCGCGCAGCCGCACGACTAAGGGCAGCTTGCTATCCGTGCTCGACCGCACCGTGACGCCGATGGGCGCGCGCCTGCTGCACGGATGGGTCAATCAGCCCCTGCTCGACCTTCAACGGTTGAACGCGCGCCTAGATGCTGTCGAAGCCCTCACCCAAGACGAGACGGTACGTGCCTACCTGCGCGACCAGCTTCGCACCGTGTCCGACATCGAACGCCTGACGAACCGCTTGCTCATCGGCCGCGCCGGTCCGCGCGACCTGCTGGGATTGGCCGTCAGCCTCAAAGCTGTCCCTGCCCTGCGCGAGGCTATCTCCGGCGCGTCCGCATTCGAGGCATTGGTCAATACGCTCGACCCGGTTACAGAAGTCGTCGAACTAATCGAACGAGCGATTCCGGAAGACGCGCCGGCCCGCCCCGACGCGATCGGTACGATCAAGCCGGGATTCTCGGAAGAACTCGATGCGATTCTCGCCTCAAGCCGCGACGCCCGCGATTGGATCTCCAACCTCGAACCGTACGAACGCGAGCGCACCGGTATCTCGTCGCTCAAGGTCGGCTTTAACAAGGTCTTCGGCTACTACATCGAGGTCACGCACGCCAACACGGCAAAAGTGCCCGACGATTACATCCGTAAGCAGACGATGGTCAACGCCGAGCGGTATATCACGCCAGACCTGAAGGAGTACGAAGCGCTGGTCCTCAACGCCGAGGAGCAGATTCTCAGCGTCGAGCGTCAGGTGTTTCAGGCGCTGTGCGAGGAAATCGGCGGGCACTCGCGCGCGCTGCTTAAGACAGCCCGCGCAATCGCCCATCTGGATGTTCTGGTTGCACTGGCGGACGTGGCCGTGCGCGAAGGATACTGCCGGCCCCAGTTGACGGACGACGATCGCCTCATCATCCACGATGGCCGTCACCCCGTGGTCGAACGCACGCTGCCCGGGGGCACGCGCTATGTCCCCAACGATACCCATTTCGACAGCATGTCGCGCGTGCACATCATCACCGGGCCGAACATGGCCGGCAAGTCGACGTACATCCGGCAGGTCGCGCTGATCGTCCTGCTCGCGCAGATCGGCAGTTTCGTCCCAGCCGACGAGGCGATCATCGGGCTGGTCGACCGCATCTTCGCGCGTATCGGCGCGCAGGACGAGATCCATGCGGGGCAATCGACGTTCATGGTCGAGATGGTCGAGACAGCGCGTCTGCTCACCGGCTCGACGCGCCGCAGTCTGCTCATCCTCGACGAGGTAGGCCGCGGCACGTCGACGTATGACGGCATGGCGATCGCCCGAGCCGTGGTCGAGTACATTCACAACCACCCGCGCCTTAACTGCCGCACGCTGTTCGCCACGCACTATCACGAACTGACCGAACTCCCCAACATCTTGCCACGCACGCGCAACTACAACGTCGCCGCCGTCGAGGACCACGGCGAACTTGTGTTTCTGCACAAGCTCATGGAAGGCGGAGCCGACCGCAGCTACGGCGTACATGTCGCGCAGATTGCAGGCTTGCCCAAACCGGTGATCGACCGTGCCGAACAGCTTCTGCGCGAACTTGAAGAACGCGGCAGCGACTTCAAGGTTCGCAAGGCCGCGCCAGCAAAGCAGTTCAGTTTCTTCGAAACCCACGAGAATCCGGCAATTGACGCGATTCGCACGCTCAACATCGACGAGTTGTCGCCGATCGAGGCGCTCACGAAGCTCTACGAACTGCGCCGCTTGGCCGGTGACTAG
- a CDS encoding aminotransferase class III-fold pyridoxal phosphate-dependent enzyme: MSHGKGSTIWDVDGNQYLDFAAGIAVLATGHAHPRVVEAVTRQIQKYGHIGATDFFCPQQIALAERLQQITPIQNAADPSDKLVYFGNSGTEAVEAALKLARYQGRQYVIGFYGSFHGRSMGSLSVTASKYVQRAHYTHIPGGVEHVPYPGKHYTERAKQDSYDWGDTVQYIEDFVLKRKLPAQEVAAVLVEPIQGEGGYMTPRDDFFPKLRAMCDRHGILLIVDEIQSGIGRTGKWWGVEHYGVEPDIVCTAKGLGSGLPIGGIIAHRDVMGKWVPGAHASTFGGNPVACAAALATLDVIEEDGLLVHAASLGAYGLERLSAFKAAHPSIQRVDGRGLMIGIEFTGPNGEPLAKFRDEIVDLCYANGLITLAAGTSTLRIAPPLVIRRDEFEMGLDIIERAISEIEEAHWDQLAHRGQA, encoded by the coding sequence ATGAGTCACGGCAAAGGATCGACCATCTGGGACGTCGACGGCAATCAATATCTTGACTTTGCGGCAGGAATTGCCGTGCTGGCGACGGGTCATGCGCATCCGCGTGTGGTTGAGGCAGTGACACGACAAATTCAGAAGTACGGGCACATCGGCGCGACCGACTTTTTCTGCCCGCAGCAGATTGCCCTTGCCGAACGGCTCCAGCAGATCACGCCGATCCAGAACGCAGCCGATCCGTCCGACAAGCTGGTGTACTTCGGCAACAGCGGCACCGAGGCGGTTGAAGCCGCGCTCAAACTAGCGCGCTATCAAGGCCGCCAGTACGTGATCGGCTTCTACGGCAGTTTCCACGGCCGCAGCATGGGTTCGTTGTCCGTGACGGCGAGCAAGTACGTCCAGCGCGCACACTACACACACATCCCCGGCGGCGTCGAGCACGTGCCGTATCCCGGCAAGCATTACACCGAGCGTGCCAAGCAGGACAGTTACGATTGGGGCGACACGGTTCAGTACATCGAGGATTTCGTGCTCAAACGCAAGCTGCCTGCGCAGGAGGTCGCCGCGGTTCTCGTGGAGCCGATTCAGGGTGAAGGCGGCTACATGACGCCCCGCGACGACTTCTTCCCGAAGCTGCGCGCCATGTGCGACCGGCACGGCATCCTGCTTATCGTCGATGAGATTCAGTCGGGTATTGGCCGCACCGGCAAGTGGTGGGGGGTCGAGCATTACGGTGTCGAGCCGGACATCGTGTGCACGGCCAAAGGCCTCGGCAGCGGCCTGCCGATCGGCGGCATCATCGCGCATCGCGACGTCATGGGGAAGTGGGTACCGGGTGCGCATGCCAGTACGTTCGGCGGCAATCCGGTCGCATGTGCGGCAGCACTGGCTACGTTGGACGTCATCGAAGAAGACGGCTTGCTGGTCCATGCCGCGTCGTTGGGCGCCTATGGGCTTGAGCGCCTGTCCGCCTTCAAGGCGGCGCATCCGTCGATACAGCGGGTGGACGGCCGCGGGCTGATGATCGGAATCGAGTTCACTGGGCCTAATGGCGAGCCGCTCGCCAAATTCCGCGATGAAATCGTCGACCTGTGTTATGCCAACGGATTGATTACGCTGGCGGCAGGGACGAGCACGCTGCGCATTGCGCCGCCGCTGGTCATCCGGCGGGACGAGTTCGAGATGGGACTCGACATCATCGAGCGCGCGATCTCGGAAATCGAAGAGGCCCACTGGGATCAGCTAGCACACCGGGGCCAAGCGTGA
- a CDS encoding S9 family peptidase codes for MMPDKVPYKAADLVRINSVEDPRISPDAKWVAFVRVSADLEKNTYLRNIWVASVDGADLYALTRSGKDTQPRWSPDGRWLAFASGRGDKPQIHVFDMTRPGESRAVTAMPNGASAPAWSPDGSQLAFVSSLNADERAHEDDPENAPKPADDADQKKTDPRTIRVLPYRTGTTYNTDRFAQVYVMPFSAEDAPPAKPRRLTGEDASYAEPVWSPDGRWLYTARAEQPGGDEPFRQSRAFRIEVETSALEQLTDASHAADRPLPSASGRWIAYMRHPNEKMAIRYSSLAVQDTASGDVRDISLEADLLPASFAWAGDVLYFSAQTRGVSTIYAYDPQPGDLSPRIKGEFRADRFDAAANGLVAYAAFDASALCELYVRHTDIERRLTRFNGELVDSTEFARFQHLTWSPESGVELDGWLLLPVGYKQGTRVPLVWDIHGGPHIMWSPHYEGEWANWQAVAAAGYAVYFGNPRGSAGYGDAFQQAIEGKWGPLAYSDLIAGLETVLKTDVIEADRVVVMGGSYGGYMTAWTVAHDHRFKAAVAERGVYNLLSFTGTTDIPSFIQNEFGVELWENGPWLWENSPLAHAHRIKTPLLIIHSENDFRVAISEAEQLFTVVRRSGTPVEFVRYPREGHELSRNGEPKHRIDRLQRIVEWFDRWIRKE; via the coding sequence GTGATGCCAGACAAGGTGCCGTACAAAGCAGCAGATCTTGTCCGAATCAATTCGGTCGAAGACCCGCGTATCAGCCCGGACGCCAAGTGGGTCGCGTTCGTCCGCGTCAGTGCCGACCTCGAAAAGAATACGTATCTGCGCAACATCTGGGTTGCGTCAGTCGACGGCGCGGACCTCTACGCGCTGACCCGCTCCGGCAAGGATACGCAGCCGCGGTGGTCGCCGGATGGACGCTGGCTCGCGTTTGCGTCAGGCCGGGGCGACAAGCCGCAGATTCATGTGTTTGACATGACCCGCCCGGGAGAGTCGCGGGCGGTGACGGCGATGCCGAACGGCGCGTCGGCTCCCGCATGGTCGCCAGACGGGTCTCAGCTCGCGTTCGTGTCAAGCCTCAATGCCGACGAACGAGCGCACGAAGATGACCCCGAAAACGCGCCGAAGCCGGCCGATGACGCCGACCAGAAGAAGACCGACCCCCGTACGATTCGCGTGCTGCCATACCGCACCGGAACCACATACAACACGGATCGGTTCGCGCAGGTGTACGTCATGCCGTTTTCTGCCGAGGACGCACCACCAGCCAAGCCGCGCCGACTGACCGGCGAGGACGCATCATACGCCGAGCCGGTATGGTCTCCGGATGGACGTTGGTTGTACACGGCGCGCGCCGAACAACCGGGCGGCGATGAACCCTTCCGGCAGTCGCGAGCCTTTCGCATCGAAGTTGAAACGTCGGCGCTCGAACAGCTCACGGACGCGTCTCACGCCGCGGACCGACCGCTTCCGTCGGCATCGGGCCGCTGGATCGCCTACATGCGCCACCCGAACGAGAAGATGGCGATCCGTTATTCGAGCCTCGCCGTACAGGATACGGCATCGGGCGACGTCCGAGACATTAGCCTCGAGGCCGACCTGCTGCCCGCGTCGTTCGCGTGGGCGGGTGACGTGCTGTACTTCAGCGCGCAGACACGAGGCGTGTCCACGATTTATGCCTACGATCCACAACCGGGCGACCTGTCGCCGCGCATAAAGGGCGAGTTCCGCGCCGATCGCTTTGATGCTGCCGCCAATGGCCTTGTGGCCTATGCGGCGTTCGACGCTTCAGCGCTCTGTGAGCTGTACGTGCGGCACACGGATATCGAACGCAGACTCACGCGCTTCAACGGCGAGCTTGTCGATTCGACGGAATTCGCGCGCTTCCAACACCTGACGTGGTCGCCGGAGTCCGGCGTTGAATTGGACGGGTGGCTGCTGCTGCCGGTCGGCTACAAGCAGGGCACGCGCGTTCCGCTCGTGTGGGACATCCACGGCGGCCCGCACATCATGTGGAGCCCGCACTATGAGGGCGAATGGGCGAATTGGCAGGCGGTCGCGGCAGCGGGCTATGCCGTCTACTTCGGCAATCCGCGCGGAAGCGCAGGTTACGGCGACGCGTTTCAGCAGGCGATTGAGGGCAAATGGGGTCCGCTCGCGTATTCCGACCTGATCGCCGGGCTGGAGACGGTCCTCAAGACCGATGTGATCGAGGCTGATCGCGTTGTTGTGATGGGCGGCTCGTACGGTGGTTACATGACCGCGTGGACGGTCGCGCACGATCACCGGTTCAAGGCGGCTGTAGCAGAGCGCGGCGTCTACAATCTGCTGAGCTTTACGGGGACGACCGACATCCCGTCGTTCATCCAGAACGAGTTTGGCGTCGAACTGTGGGAAAACGGCCCGTGGCTGTGGGAGAACTCGCCGCTGGCGCACGCGCACCGAATCAAGACACCGCTGCTGATCATTCACAGCGAGAACGACTTTCGGGTGGCGATTAGCGAAGCCGAGCAGTTGTTCACGGTCGTCCGACGCAGCGGGACGCCGGTGGAATTCGTGCGCTATCCGCGCGAAGGGCATGAGTTGAGCCGAAATGGCGAGCCCAAACACCGTATCGACCGCTTGCAGAGGATCGTCGAGTGGTTCGATCGCTGGATCAGGAAAGAGTGA
- a CDS encoding NERD domain-containing protein, whose amino-acid sequence MRIETNESLVKRNKAWSGRLFIVTLVVIIASFFLLNSPFLTEGMSEDSVLLVSLVLPAVLLPVAFIATVFSIRMTNMWVRQPRPERMLEDNLKGIGKSAVLYNFYHFPARHVLITQAGVMAMVTRFQDGKYRAHGDKWSSARGAFSRVLSIMRMDGIGSPSLDAQIAAQHVDKLLSDINPDVPVYPVVLFIDPRAEFEVFEPTVAVLHISNKRSPNLKEWIKGLPKTEHTLTPEQIAEFENKTLRGKK is encoded by the coding sequence ATGCGAATTGAGACGAACGAATCACTCGTAAAGCGCAACAAGGCTTGGTCGGGACGACTGTTCATCGTCACGCTGGTGGTCATTATCGCGTCGTTCTTCCTGCTCAACAGCCCGTTCCTGACCGAAGGGATGTCGGAGGACAGCGTGCTGCTGGTGTCGCTGGTGTTGCCGGCCGTCCTGCTGCCGGTGGCATTTATCGCGACCGTGTTTTCGATCCGCATGACTAACATGTGGGTGCGCCAGCCCCGGCCTGAACGGATGCTCGAAGACAACCTCAAGGGAATTGGCAAGTCGGCGGTGCTGTACAACTTCTATCACTTTCCGGCGCGGCACGTGCTGATCACACAGGCAGGGGTGATGGCAATGGTCACGCGCTTTCAGGACGGCAAGTACCGCGCCCATGGTGACAAATGGTCATCGGCGCGAGGGGCGTTCAGCCGCGTCTTGAGCATCATGCGGATGGATGGAATCGGAAGTCCGTCACTGGACGCGCAGATCGCCGCGCAGCACGTTGACAAACTCCTGTCGGACATCAACCCGGACGTGCCGGTGTATCCAGTCGTCCTGTTCATCGACCCGCGTGCCGAGTTCGAGGTATTCGAACCAACCGTGGCGGTTCTGCACATCAGCAACAAGCGCAGTCCGAACCTCAAGGAGTGGATCAAAGGGCTCCCGAAGACGGAGCATACGCTTACACCCGAACAGATTGCTGAGTTCGAGAACAAGACGCTTCGCGGAAAGAAATAG
- a CDS encoding ACT domain-containing protein, with the protein MIRTTREALQQTILAGDDESYRLIRFPAGAVTVAAGIVAEVGSPFCAMIVDRYEVTLIVPEEAVEEFAGRLHGATMESARYRLITFDVVLPPDLVGFMAAVSAAVARAGVSILPFGAYSRDHLLVRASQYDDAIAALKSLIENA; encoded by the coding sequence ATGATCAGGACCACACGAGAGGCGCTTCAACAAACAATACTAGCCGGAGATGATGAGTCATACCGGCTGATCCGCTTTCCGGCAGGCGCGGTGACGGTGGCGGCCGGCATCGTGGCTGAGGTTGGATCGCCGTTCTGTGCCATGATTGTCGATCGGTATGAAGTGACGTTGATTGTGCCGGAAGAAGCTGTCGAGGAATTCGCCGGCCGTCTGCACGGCGCCACGATGGAGTCTGCACGCTACCGCCTGATTACCTTTGATGTTGTGCTGCCGCCGGATCTCGTCGGCTTTATGGCCGCCGTCAGTGCAGCCGTCGCGCGCGCAGGTGTGAGCATTCTGCCGTTCGGCGCGTACAGCCGCGACCATCTCCTGGTGCGCGCATCGCAATATGACGACGCCATCGCTGCGCTGAAGTCGTTGATCGAGAACGCCTAA
- a CDS encoding M67 family metallopeptidase — MIWLTPDVARGIVAQARDNAPNEACGVLLGRAGHAPRRVPLTNIDPSPQTGYAADPSELATALMRAVADGEQLQAIYHSHPNGPAIPSRRDIADWGYPDSVMLIAGRDRDSYALAAWKVAYGRVERVELHVGDIRPVESDRPAYSFVQRAVLVMAAVIAAAVVVATAVTLLPPPVVP; from the coding sequence GTGATTTGGTTGACGCCCGATGTCGCGCGGGGCATCGTCGCGCAGGCGAGGGACAACGCTCCGAACGAAGCGTGTGGGGTGCTGCTCGGCCGTGCGGGACATGCGCCCCGCCGCGTGCCTCTGACGAACATCGATCCTAGCCCACAGACCGGATATGCTGCCGATCCCAGCGAACTTGCGACTGCCTTGATGCGCGCGGTCGCAGACGGCGAGCAGCTGCAGGCGATTTATCATTCGCACCCGAATGGTCCGGCGATTCCTTCACGCCGCGACATCGCAGATTGGGGCTATCCTGATAGCGTGATGTTGATCGCCGGGCGAGACCGCGACAGCTACGCTCTGGCCGCGTGGAAGGTCGCATACGGTCGAGTCGAGCGCGTCGAACTGCACGTCGGCGATATCCGCCCGGTGGAAAGCGACCGCCCTGCCTATTCATTTGTTCAGCGGGCGGTGCTTGTTATGGCTGCCGTGATTGCTGCGGCGGTGGTCGTCGCAACTGCGGTGACGCTGCTGCCGCCGCCTGTCGTACCGTAG
- a CDS encoding prepilin peptidase — MDAVSVLLVIVIGLVAGAVVNALSDDLPRRIRPQLPHYPDGEPRPVTAWLGVTAFLTGQRRSSGGSALSWRHPVTEIALVLLMLLTVSAARQRADYSDLQLVFWLFHVTALVLVTVIDIEHKLILFAVINPFVVVAILDALLTQNNAPPAIVESLIGGLVGYGVFFLLYQGGFLFTRIMSKRRGREIKEVAFGYGDVMLASVVGLLIGWRLFLFSMYITIILGALGALLFIVSRRLLGTRYSAFTALPYGPYIVAGALVMILFPTQVGGLLLGGF, encoded by the coding sequence ATGGATGCTGTGAGCGTGCTGCTCGTAATTGTCATCGGCCTGGTTGCTGGCGCTGTTGTCAATGCGTTGAGCGACGATCTGCCGAGGCGTATTCGCCCGCAGCTTCCACATTATCCGGACGGTGAGCCGAGGCCCGTGACCGCGTGGCTGGGTGTCACGGCGTTCCTAACCGGACAGCGTCGTTCGTCAGGGGGCTCGGCGCTGTCGTGGCGACATCCAGTCACGGAGATCGCGCTTGTGCTCCTCATGCTGCTGACTGTCTCGGCCGCGCGGCAGCGGGCGGACTATTCCGATCTTCAGCTCGTTTTCTGGCTCTTTCATGTGACAGCGCTAGTGTTAGTCACGGTCATCGACATCGAACACAAGCTGATCCTGTTTGCCGTGATTAACCCGTTCGTCGTCGTGGCGATTCTCGATGCGCTCCTTACGCAGAACAATGCTCCGCCAGCGATCGTCGAATCGCTGATCGGCGGACTCGTCGGCTACGGTGTCTTCTTCCTGCTGTATCAAGGCGGATTTCTGTTTACGCGCATCATGAGCAAACGGCGCGGCCGCGAAATCAAGGAGGTCGCGTTCGGCTATGGCGACGTGATGTTGGCTAGTGTTGTCGGCCTGTTGATCGGATGGCGGCTTTTCCTGTTCAGCATGTACATCACGATTATCCTCGGAGCGCTGGGAGCGCTGTTGTTCATCGTGTCGCGGCGGCTCTTGGGAACGCGCTACAGTGCGTTCACGGCGCTGCCGTACGGGCCGTACATCGTTGCCGGCGCTCTCGTCATGATATTGTTCCCGACGCAGGTCGGCGGGCTGCTACTGGGCGGCTTCTAG